A segment of the Epinephelus fuscoguttatus linkage group LG23, E.fuscoguttatus.final_Chr_v1 genome:
CAGGAGTGATGTCTGGGTCCTCATAACACTGGAAACATTCCCACTCAGCTACAGCCTGACAGATACTGCACTGTCGCAGAGCTGGaaggacaaagacagacagacagtgaaaaCTTAACTGCcaccaacaaacactggacacaGTTCAACATAAACTGAAGTGAATGTGGGGTCAACTGAAACTACACGTGTAGAAAAACCAAAACcccaaacaaattaaaatgctgCTAATATGTAGAGAAGTTGTTCTCACTGTCGTCCAGCAGGTCTGTGATGTCCAGGCTGAGGGTGGGCGAGATGGCGTCAAACATCTTGAAGTCCTTTCCAAACCGAGGCATGAGCAGTAAGAGGCAGGACGGAGCCTGGTGGGGTGATTAGCAAACATAGACTGATACTTAGGGGTGTTTCAGGTGACTCAAaaactaatttattttaacGACATGTAACAAACTGCTTTTGTTACCTCGACAAACTTGAGGCCAGCGTGGAGGAAGGAGGACTCCAGCAGCGCCTGGACGCTGGCGACCCTTATCCGACTGTGGGATGGCGAGGTGAGAGGGATGGGGGAGTGAAGTGGCGAGACGGGTAAGGGCGAGGTGGGAGAGGAAGGGAGTGTGGGTGGGAAGAGCTGGTAGAGGTGACACTCCTGAGGCTGCTGAGTCATCGATCTGACAGAGAGGAGACGACAGTACAGATTTTAGACATGACAGGTTAAGAGGAGAGTGGACGAGAGAAGATGAGGAGCTAATGTTTGATATCGAACCACTGTGGAGAACAAAATAACTTCCTGTAAAACCACAAACAATAGTGATAGtgaagctgtgtgtgagtgtgtgtgtgtgtgtgtcagcggcAGTGACGTCACCTGATCTTGAGGAGTGGCTCCACTCGGAGGAGCTGGAAAAGCTTGTTGAGGAACTCCTCAGGATCTGACGGACAGAACGACAGCGGCATGACAGCATTCCTCAGTCTgatcacacactgctgtgtttaTGGAGGGTAACACCAGCGGCACACGTACCTTTCTCCTGGTTGGTGAAGCCCATGTCGCTGTTCGCAGCCTCCAGCTGACGTCTCAAGGCCATGGTCTTACTGGCACACACGTAGCCATACCTtaaaaataacatctaaaatCTCAGTAGCAGAACTAGCAGTAGCAACACTGTGTCACCAGTAGCCAACAAAGCAGTGTGGTTACTCATggtggtaaaaaacaaacatttatacaCATTGACAGACCTCCGCAGGGGGTTGACGATCTCACAGCGCAGCAGGTCTTGAGCCTGACTCGCGTCACGGTCAGTTTCAGGGTCAGAGGGCCAAAACAACACCCAGTCTGCTGAACTGCAGCAGGAGAACAGactgcagagagaaacagacacacagctgatgaCAGGGGGAATACAGTAGGTATGCATACCTGTGTTTGTTGCTTGATTAACCAATATTATGTGGTGGGCCACACagagtatattttgaaagacaagctgTGGGCCATATAAAATCACTCCCCAGGTCACAATTGGCGCCCAGGCTGGACTTTGGACATGACCGGCTTATGGAAATTCTAGTAGTAAAGGAATTCGGGCATTTCTACTGTTAATCTCTAAAAGTTAAAcggggctgccccctaatagtcgaccaaacctcagacacaacctgccacTGTGCTCCTCAAAGCTGGcataaaaaaggcacaagagtagcgcccagcGCCTGACCTCTTGTTTTCCAGGaggttaaagatgcagcatgtgtacagcccctaatttccagggctggtacctgtggttattccacagactagttaataacatgtcgggcaggaaatccaaagtgtgggatcattttgagaaggtgaaggacgaacccaaggtccACAGCCTCAGATGTTTACCTGAACAGCGTAGCGTCCAGGTAGCAGGAGTTGAGGTGACCCTGGATGCCTCTCTTCCAGCCCTGGTAGAGCTCACCAGCTTCGTCCCCTTCCAGAGGAGGAGTGTGCTCCTCCACACGCTCACTGCCCCACTCTGCAAAGGCTGGGAGCCACACAGGAGACAGTGTTAGATAATAAAACTACACAGGTATATTCATATACACAACCTGGCGTGACACACAAATGTCATAGCTGAGTGAAGAAGTACTTTTAGGTTCGGTTAATCTACTAGTCAACGCTGTTTTCACATTCACTTTGTCAGATACCACCATCATGCTTTCCCACCTATTGAGTTGCACCTCTCCACTTGATTGACAGGTTTCTCAGGTGCCGGAAACCTTGAGTCCCGTCTGCAGTTTCGAAGCTTGACAAACAGCCCCTTGTTGGCCGGGCAACGGAAGTGACGTTCACCGAGGTAACTGCCATCTGTTCCTGCAGACAGCTCCTggtcctgacacacacacacacacacacacacacacacacacacacacacacagtgagtttgttttacatcagtgtgataaACTGCAGTAAAATATTACAGTCAGGACAGTCACTTTAGTTTGCCTTTGTTGGCAGAAGATTATATCGGAGGAAAGTTCTTTGTGTCACAGATGTTTGACATCGGGACATTAATGGGCTCAGGTAGGGTCAGGGCTTACCAGCTCAATTCCTGCCACTGGCTCTGTGATCCCACTGATCCGTCCGATCCAGCGAATAACCCCAAAAAGCGGTGGGTCGTTGACTTCAACCATCGACTCCACTTCCAGCTCGCCCTCCTGTCCTGCCTCTTCGTTCTCCTCTGCAGCTTCGCCGTTGTCTGGAGACCTCAGCGGCAAAGGAGGGCTGTGTGCGCCGTTGGTGTGTTGCAGCTGGTCGTTAGCGGGCGGCGACGTAGGGCTGTGGGGTTTAGGAGGCGGGAGAGGAGGCAGGGGCTTGTGGGTGGGTTTGGGTGGCGGCAGCGGGGGAGGTTTAAGTGCTTGTTTGCCAGGGGGCATCAGGGCAACCTTGGGAGTAGAGGCAGGTGGTGACGGAGGGCCTGGTTTAGTGAGACGGGGCAGCACTGGCTTCAGGATGGATTTAGTGATTTGTTGAGGAAGGTTGTGACGGGATTTAGACTCTGGGGACAAAATGGAGTAAGAGTCAGGGAAAATAGTTACAGAGTGGTGTAAAGTCTCCTGTACATCTTTTGTGTTTCCATATTTttatgtgttagtgtgttgaTTATTTGTAGCTGTAGTTCACACCTGGTGTTAAATTGTGTCTCAACATGCGTCTGGAGAGACCGCCTGTGATCATCTCTGTGCAAATAAACATCTTTTCATTAGGAGACTACTGCTgcgggagtgtgagctccaaGCCAGGGACAGTTGGTTAGAGTCTGCCCACACACTCActgtgacagggctaactgttagcatcacacggctaatGCTACCTAATGGTTGTTAATGGGTTTGACGACAGAGGAAAGCCGTTTCGGTGTTGGTGAGATTGTTGGGACTGTAGCTCATGCTGACGGGACAGACGTTGAACTAACCATTCGCTGgcgtctaacctgtgtaacggcagcaacagaaagtttgcttatCTGGCAGGGTGTTGTATAAGCTAGGATGTCAGCTGAGTGGGCGGTCCTACTTTTacggctgttgggagaagtttgccttcaggtcTTTTAGCCAGACAGACCTGAGgttttatgaaaaagatgatggtttgggttaaaattaaaagacttcttccagaaaggtctctctggcagaaagccctgaaggttaacttatcGCATgtgctgtttaatgtgtgtcagtgcagtcaatttaaaaaaaacgttactatttacattatttatgtgtagtttttatcttttatggccaaaaaccttctgtaacagactgtgttGAATGAGCAGATAAGATCGTCTCATATCGATTGCAGGCCCCTAAATTACATCGAATCGAAATcgtatcgtggcagactttgtaatatgaCAAGTCCAAATATCTGCTGGGAAGAAGGTCCAGCAAGAGCTTTGAATGCTTTTTACTGGTGGATAAACACTTGAGTGAATTACTGTATTCTTACTATCTTTACTAATAATACTACCAGGCATTTTTATTCGAAGAACAGCAAAATATAAAGTACAAATTTTGCTGAACGAATCATTAACACAAGgtaaaaaataactacaaaaaactTGAGCAGATGATTCTGAGAAAAGGCCAAAGGTTAATAGAAAACAAGGTTTCCAAAGTTTCCTCTTAAACAGTGAGCTCATGTTGACTGTTGACGAATGCACTGTAAGTGTCTGAGGCCTTGTTGCGCAACAGTTGCCATACCTGAGGAAACCTTGGTGATCGGCAGAAGTACTCCATAGAGGGGGTTGGGAATGTGGCAGAGCTTCTCTGCCTTATAATGCCCGTCCCAGTTACCAACAGGAGCGTCCTGTAAGGGATCACACAGAGTCAAACACAGAGCTGCACACAGAGAAGAGACGAGATTCAAATCTAACACAATGGCTGCAGCATCCAAGAACTCAACTAACAACTTAAATTACTAGAATTCTAaactataaaaacataatttagaATCAGGCTCTTCACATAATCAGTTTTATTTCCCGTGTCGTACTGACCAGCAGGACTCCGACGTACGTCCCTGCCAAGGACTGGCCTGGCAGGACACCACAGAAGCGCACCTCCCCCCCATGAACCTTGTCCTCCAGGGGAAAACGCACCCGTTGGCCCACGTGGAATGGAGGAGGCGAAGCAGGGCCTCGAACCTGGACCTGGTTTTGAGCTGCGATGGGGGCCGACTCCGCCGTTCGACTGAGGATGCCCAAAGCATGCAGCTTAGGTGGGCTGCTGGGACGATGCTGGTGGAAACTAATGTGACGACCGTGCTGCTGCTGAGGGTTCGAGCGGTCGTTGTTGCTATGGTGGCCGTTGCTGGGGTGATTGCCGCCGCTGGTGCGGTGATGGTGGTCTCGTTCCCGGTCTCGCTCGCGGGCCCGTTCGAGTGCGTCTGAGCCGTTGCTGCGAGACCAGTTGCGGAGTCTGATGTGGCTGACTGGGAGGAAGAGGGCGCAGGCTTCGGGGCAGGAGAAGAGCCGCTGGCCCTTAAAGGACCCGTTGCTCACTCCTTTACCTGCGGCTGAGCCCTGCGGAGGATACGGAGAGGGTAAAAGACAGAAGAAGGTATTTACAGGTAAACtgtctgaccaatcacaggtgATTAAGCGTTCTTTCCCCTGCATGTGTAAAGACACTGCATTTTCTATGTGGgtatacatgtttttatttggatatatgctgcagtgacattaagCCCAGTCTTTGTTAATGTAGGAGACTAATCTTTGCATCGAAATAAGACTTGAAATAAGGTTGTTGTTCACCTGAATTCAGTGCATCTCCTATGGATATCTCCTATGCATATCACCGCTGTAGTTTTTTatctactttttctttttacagtggttcttgtttttaattcctTCCACTGTCTCACTCAGGACTGATATGTGAATAGTGTTATCAAGTTAAATCCTCAGCTCTTTGTGGAATGCTATAAAGTTTCCACTTATACCCTCGACTCAAGTTTACCTTGAGCTGTACTCCGAAAAACACAGCGCTGCTCCCTCTGGTGAGCGGCCCAATGTATTTAAGCTCTGCCTCCGCCAGCTCGTCCGGTTGGCCGATCTGGACCCACAGCGGAGCATCCATAGGCAAAGACGCCAAATGCTGCAGCTTCCCAGGATTACctggaaaatataaaacaataaaaaccttACTACAGAGGGAGGAAATAAACAGTTACATGTGCTGTTTTCTGTGAGCATTAAAAATATGCCTGTTCTGGAGTGACATAAAATGCAAGCTGGGTTTACTTCCTATGTTCCTCTTTATAGACCCAGATATAAACTCTGTCCTCAGAGTATTTTAATGTCATAAAGACGGCATGTTCCCCATTCAAAATATATGTAGCACTTCTATTTAACCCTCTGAAACCTGAGCAAAGcggcttgatttctttcaaaaacatgtgaagaaggcaatgagcaacgaaagaagaaattaccccaaaaaattagcaaaaagaaaattttaaaaacaagaaaattagtccaaaagaaaaaaaaaaaacaagaaaaaagaaggaaatgaCCTAGAAAAAGTGCTttgaaaattataataattctgtaccgtaattttaaatatgtaataataattattattataaatatactTTTTACCATCTTCTTTTCCcctagttttttaaaaataattttctaaatctattattttttttgaaaTCTGTGGGACATTTCTAATCAAATTGCTAATTGTCTTTTTCCCCGTCTTTCCAAAGACCAAACGCTCACACTGCTTCTACTGACCAAATAACGATTTATGTAATTACTTAGCAGTTTTAGGCGAGCCTCTGGATCCTGCACGGGCTCCAACAGGCCCGTGAGGTCAGTTGGAACTTCGTGCAGGAACTTCCTCTCTATTCTGGACATAAAGCCATTGTCTAACACCTGCAGAGAAAAACAGGAGgtggagagaaagacaaataCAAGGGAGGGAAGAGGAAAGAAATTAGGCGTGAGTGTGACATGCACCACAGAGTATGTGGTGGATACTTTCATCCAACAGTGCCATGATGGGGGGGACATTTGAGGATGGGTGAGTCTAAGGAATGGACCAaaagtaatgataataaactgatCATTGATGCTAAATGGAAATTACTGCAATACTCACAATTGAAGAACTTTGTGAAACATTTTAGGAGAGATTAAGTGTACATATAAGCGCTATATATCGGGGAGACTTGGCGAAGGATtagagagacaaaaagaaataaataaaaacagggaATTCTGTAGTACTGTAGATTGTAAGGGTCTTATGTATTTAACCCACTTTGCCCAGAatttgacaaacacattttgttttggggCTTTTTCTTTGTATTCATCCGTACTGACATTTTGTGTCCTAAATCTTTCCCCTATTGTTATAACTTTATCTTAAAATTACCTTAATTTAGTCTTGCTTATGCTGTTCTGTAGGACTGATTGGCTTTCTGTTGTTAAATTGCCTTTTGAGCACCCTGTTTCTGCTTTTGCGTTCCTCATCAAAACACTgtgtaaactgtttttaaaggtgccataaaaaaatataattattttattggATTATCTAATTGTTCTGTCCATGAATTGTTAGTTATACTTTATTGATTCTTACAGGAAATTACTTTACAGGGCAGCTACATGTAGAATCAAACACATGGACAGGAGACATCAAACGTAGAACATACACATCTaaaaactaagcacaaaaagctAAAATAAATTAGTAAAATAACCTAAATCGTACCAATAAAGCGATAAAAACTATATGTAATCTATAATAAAGATGTGTTTAAACATTCACAGACTGTAATGTGCAATGTGGCTTCTAAAGATTTGGAAAAACTTCCTTTAAATGCCCATtaaacccaaatatattcaatGTACAGCCTGAAAAAAAGATAAGCTATTGATATTTATGCTTGATACGTGACTGAAACTATTTGTTCTCTATCAAAACAACTCTTAATGTTTCATCCCTGTGTAGAGTAAATGTGATTTAAGTTTGTGTTAATACCTTGAACCAAGGGGCGTCACCTCTGCTCTTGCCCGAGTCTTGCTCCTGGCAGATGTACCCCCGGTGCAGCCGAATGGTACCGTCCAGATCGTCCTGGACCTTCAGGTCGGTCGAGAGCAAAAACATTTTCGGGGGGCGGCGCTTCCTTAAGTGCTCGTGGGACCCTGACATCTTATGCTCGGTTTTAAAATGTGGCCGGTTCACAGACAAATTAAATCCTTCATTTTCCTGTAAAACTAACACGTagaaatatttataaataaacaacaagtGTCGAAGTGTGTCCGTCCACCTATCGTGACAGTTGCGACAGGTAACGGCGGTTACCTACCTAACTTTCTCCTCTTAACATGAAAACCGTTAAAACAGCTACCAGCGCTACATTTCTTCCCTTCTCTCGACTTACAAACTGCGTAGTTAACTTCACCGAGAACTGTAGGCGTTCATGAAACACTCACCGACTTTATGTACTCCGGCCGTCAACATTTCCCCTCACATTTAAAGGCGCTACGCTTCGACAACAAATCGCATCGTGAAGCAGGAAGCAACATCGACTGACACCTGCAGGAGCCAATGGGAAGTGAGGAAAGTTCAGCGGGGGGCGCTCTTAGCCAATCAGAGCGCATGCGGGCGTTTCCGGGACCAGGGGGAAATTCCACAGTTCTTGATGAGCAAATTAGGTACACATATTATGCATGAAAGAATCCGGTCCACAAAAGACATCAcatggttttttttaattattattattagtttataAATAGAATAGAAAAATATTTCCCTATGCTTAACATTCTTTTACATTCACACCTCActgaaatataaagaaaaggagaaatatTCAATAAACAGTAATGCAgaactccatttaaaaaaatagcgCATTTGAGAAAGTGCAAAGTCAGATGTGCATTATGTGACGTTTCATGGCACATCATTATGCCTGCGTGCAGATGTGATACAAGTGTCAGTTTTGGGCAGGCGTGAGTATAGAAACCATGGTTTAAAATTACATGGCTGCTTTAAATCGCTCCAGGTCCAGCGGTGAGCAATCAGAACATCAACCATAGTCTCTTACCTTACTTAGTTATGACATTTGACATACAGCAGAGTCTACTTTTACTTGTTAGTGCAGTGAGAGTTTTTTTTCATAGGAATGTAATACATTTTATACAGTACAAATTTTTCTTGTCTTCTACGCTGTGACTCCACTTCCGATTTATCTCACCACCTCTTGGAAGTTGGGAACCAGCTGAGAAGACCAATCAGTATCACAAACCGTTTCAAGTACACACATATCTGCCGCCTACATTCAAAGACACAGTGTTTTGTACCAACATACTATGACACATAAtattcaaacaacaaaaaaaggctaaATCATAAATTCTGTACCATAGTGAAACCACAATGGAGTGAAAAAATATCTCTATATCCttcataaaacaataaatcttCGGCACATCTCAGATGGATACCATACTTTTTCCAATAAATTAACCGTACATGAACACTGTTGGACAGCGCATGTGATTCAGCCATGTTAAGTGTACCATAACAAAATGCATCATTCAGATTATATGTTCTCAGAATAATACAGTaagaagaagtgtgtggtgggggACTTGACCCACCCACCTGTAGGCTCACAGGATGacccacatacagtacagataCGGATAGAGTGAGCAACATGCTTCGCCATTAAATGGTCCATGAGTAGAAAGCTCTCTGCTTTCAGTCGCCACTTGTAGTCTTCATTTAACCGGTCAGGATTTTGTTTAATGTCTCATCCCAAAGACAAAGGCAGCTCTAGTGTCAGGTTAGACCATCCCATGTGGTACATGGGTCACAAGTTTTGCAGCTCGGGTTTTGACCCTGTGTGAGGTCAGAACTGAGGAGACGACTGGTCCGTGTTAATAAAGTAGGTGGTGAGTTGTCCCTTGCCCTTGACGTTGACGACTCCTCTGAGGGTGACGCTGTATCCCACGCTCTCCACCATCTGGGCCGTCTCCTCTGTCACCTGGGAGCAGAAAGCGCAAGTCACATGTCACATTTAATGGATCCACAGTGAACTTGTACATTTAAGCCACCTCTATTCCACCGACCGACCTGTATCTTGTCCTCCACTCCTGTGCTATCCATCCTGCTGGCCACGTTCACAGAGTTCCCCCAGATATCATACTGAGGTTTATGAGCTCCGATCACGCCCGCAATCACTGAACCATGGTTTATTCCTGCAGGTAAACAACAGGAAGGGTTTATTAAATGTTCagtaacataaaacatacattattctttgttttaaaattgtttgTCTCAGTATGAATGGATCCAATGATTGAAATGTTACATGTGTGTCAGTATTAATCCAGAACACACTCACCAATCCTGAGTTTGAAGCTGTTaaaagagtgtgtgtttatgagctcCAGTTTGCCCATCAGAGCGATGGCAAACTCCACCATGGAGCGCACGTGGCTGTAGGACATCTCAACTTTCTGTAGGGGGAGCCAGAGATCATGTTAATGCACGGCAGGGTCTCTTAACTGCAGCAGTAGTAGGTGGAAacactttgatttgatttcaagGACTGTTTTGCAGAAAAAGGCTAAAAGTTATGAAGACATCTGCAAGCAAACCTTTTGCTCATCTCCTTGAGGCGCATGTGTCAGCCCCGCAGCAGCCATGTACGTACTGCCGATCGTCTTTATCTTCTCCACTGAGCAGAATTTGGGCTTCGAGAGaagctgcatgaaaaaaaggaaacaggaTTACAGTTAGAGACACAGAGTGAATGTCACACCGGCTGTATATAATCACATCTTCTTCCTCATACCTCGTCAAAGTCTGATATGATCTCGTTGAGGAAGCGCAGACACTCCAGGCCATCCCTGTTGGCGCTGCTCTCGCTGTAAAACTCTTTGAACTGAGGCACCGAGgcaaacatcacacacacacagtcataggACTGACTGTACAGGTCCTGCAACACAGTTTTTAATAGTAAAAGGACTTAATTCTAAGATATCATGCATCCTGATCTcaacttttcttcttcctcctcttcttcagttTCTATTTTCCTACTTAGACCTGGTATTAACGTGTGTTACGGTcatccaaacacacag
Coding sequences within it:
- the si:cabz01101003.1 gene encoding ubiquitin carboxyl-terminal hydrolase CYLD isoform X3, with protein sequence MDAPLWVQIGQPDELAEAELKYIGPLTRGSSAVFFGVQLKGSAAGKGVSNGSFKGQRLFSCPEACALFLPVSHIRLRNWSRSNGSDALERARERDRERDHHHRTSGGNHPSNGHHSNNDRSNPQQQHGRHISFHQHRPSSPPKLHALGILSRTAESAPIAAQNQVQVRGPASPPPFHVGQRVRFPLEDKVHGGEVRFCGVLPGQSLAGTYVGVLLDAPVGNWDGHYKAEKLCHIPNPLYGVLLPITKVSSESKSRHNLPQQITKSILKPVLPRLTKPGPPSPPASTPKVALMPPGKQALKPPPLPPPKPTHKPLPPLPPPKPHSPTSPPANDQLQHTNGAHSPPLPLRSPDNGEAAEENEEAGQEGELEVESMVEVNDPPLFGVIRWIGRISGITEPVAGIELDQELSAGTDGSYLGERHFRCPANKGLFVKLRNCRRDSRFPAPEKPVNQVERCNSIAFAEWGSERVEEHTPPLEGDEAGELYQGWKRGIQGHLNSCYLDATLFSLFSCCSSADWVLFWPSDPETDRDASQAQDLLRCEIVNPLRRYGYVCASKTMALRRQLEAANSDMGFTNQEKDPEEFLNKLFQLLRVEPLLKIRSMTQQPQECHLYQLFPPTLPSSPTSPLPVSPLHSPIPLTSPSHSRIRVASVQALLESSFLHAGLKFVEAPSCLLLLMPRFGKDFKMFDAISPTLSLDITDLLDDTLRQCSICQAVAEWECFQCYEDPDITPGHLKQYCQTCNTQVHSHRKRESHNPVKIAVPGEPWTGSLHCTRQRMSLFAVTCIETSHYVSFVKHGPLPSDWLFFDSMADREGGENGFNIPHVKACPEVGRYLSLSEEELSRVDPTSLRESVRRLLCDSYMCLYHNPELSLYK
- the si:cabz01101003.1 gene encoding ubiquitin carboxyl-terminal hydrolase CYLD isoform X1, with amino-acid sequence MLTAGVHKVVLQENEGFNLSVNRPHFKTEHKMSGSHEHLRKRRPPKMFLLSTDLKVQDDLDGTIRLHRGYICQEQDSGKSRGDAPWFKVLDNGFMSRIERKFLHEVPTDLTGLLEPVQDPEARLKLLSNPGKLQHLASLPMDAPLWVQIGQPDELAEAELKYIGPLTRGSSAVFFGVQLKGSAAGKGVSNGSFKGQRLFSCPEACALFLPVSHIRLRNWSRSNGSDALERARERDRERDHHHRTSGGNHPSNGHHSNNDRSNPQQQHGRHISFHQHRPSSPPKLHALGILSRTAESAPIAAQNQVQVRGPASPPPFHVGQRVRFPLEDKVHGGEVRFCGVLPGQSLAGTYVGVLLDAPVGNWDGHYKAEKLCHIPNPLYGVLLPITKVSSESKSRHNLPQQITKSILKPVLPRLTKPGPPSPPASTPKVALMPPGKQALKPPPLPPPKPTHKPLPPLPPPKPHSPTSPPANDQLQHTNGAHSPPLPLRSPDNGEAAEENEEAGQEGELEVESMVEVNDPPLFGVIRWIGRISGITEPVAGIELDQELSAGTDGSYLGERHFRCPANKGLFVKLRNCRRDSRFPAPEKPVNQVERCNSIAFAEWGSERVEEHTPPLEGDEAGELYQGWKRGIQGHLNSCYLDATLFSLFSCCSSADWVLFWPSDPETDRDASQAQDLLRCEIVNPLRRYGYVCASKTMALRRQLEAANSDMGFTNQEKDPEEFLNKLFQLLRVEPLLKIRSMTQQPQECHLYQLFPPTLPSSPTSPLPVSPLHSPIPLTSPSHSRIRVASVQALLESSFLHAGLKFVEAPSCLLLLMPRFGKDFKMFDAISPTLSLDITDLLDDTLRQCSICQAVAEWECFQCYEDPDITPGHLKQYCQTCNTQVHSHRKRESHNPVKIAVPGEPWTGSLHCTRQRMSLFAVTCIETSHYVSFVKHGPLPSDWLFFDSMADREGGENGFNIPHVKACPEVGRYLSLSEEELSRVDPTSLRESVRRLLCDSYMCLYHNPELSLYK
- the si:cabz01101003.1 gene encoding ubiquitin carboxyl-terminal hydrolase CYLD isoform X2, which gives rise to MSGSHEHLRKRRPPKMFLLSTDLKVQDDLDGTIRLHRGYICQEQDSGKSRGDAPWFKVLDNGFMSRIERKFLHEVPTDLTGLLEPVQDPEARLKLLSNPGKLQHLASLPMDAPLWVQIGQPDELAEAELKYIGPLTRGSSAVFFGVQLKGSAAGKGVSNGSFKGQRLFSCPEACALFLPVSHIRLRNWSRSNGSDALERARERDRERDHHHRTSGGNHPSNGHHSNNDRSNPQQQHGRHISFHQHRPSSPPKLHALGILSRTAESAPIAAQNQVQVRGPASPPPFHVGQRVRFPLEDKVHGGEVRFCGVLPGQSLAGTYVGVLLDAPVGNWDGHYKAEKLCHIPNPLYGVLLPITKVSSESKSRHNLPQQITKSILKPVLPRLTKPGPPSPPASTPKVALMPPGKQALKPPPLPPPKPTHKPLPPLPPPKPHSPTSPPANDQLQHTNGAHSPPLPLRSPDNGEAAEENEEAGQEGELEVESMVEVNDPPLFGVIRWIGRISGITEPVAGIELDQELSAGTDGSYLGERHFRCPANKGLFVKLRNCRRDSRFPAPEKPVNQVERCNSIAFAEWGSERVEEHTPPLEGDEAGELYQGWKRGIQGHLNSCYLDATLFSLFSCCSSADWVLFWPSDPETDRDASQAQDLLRCEIVNPLRRYGYVCASKTMALRRQLEAANSDMGFTNQEKDPEEFLNKLFQLLRVEPLLKIRSMTQQPQECHLYQLFPPTLPSSPTSPLPVSPLHSPIPLTSPSHSRIRVASVQALLESSFLHAGLKFVEAPSCLLLLMPRFGKDFKMFDAISPTLSLDITDLLDDTLRQCSICQAVAEWECFQCYEDPDITPGHLKQYCQTCNTQVHSHRKRESHNPVKIAVPGEPWTGSLHCTRQRMSLFAVTCIETSHYVSFVKHGPLPSDWLFFDSMADREGGENGFNIPHVKACPEVGRYLSLSEEELSRVDPTSLRESVRRLLCDSYMCLYHNPELSLYK